The proteins below are encoded in one region of Corvus hawaiiensis isolate bCorHaw1 chromosome 3, bCorHaw1.pri.cur, whole genome shotgun sequence:
- the KCNF1 gene encoding potassium voltage-gated channel subfamily F member 1 — translation MAGDSRFPDVDTDGSEKSEEMEIVVNVGGVRQVFYGDNLNQYPETRLAELVNCLSGGYDSIFSLCDDYDPGKREFYFDRDPDAFKCIIDVYYFGEIHMKKGICPICFKNEMEFWKVDLKFLDDCCKAHLSEKKEELEEIARRVQLILDDLGVDASESRWKRCQKCIWKFLEKPESSYPARVIAVLSFLFILISSVVMCVGTIPDLQVVDAEGNRMEHPTLDSIETACIGWFTMEYVLRLISSPNKLHFALSFMNIVDVLAILPFYVSLTLTHLGAKLMELSNVQQAVQALRIMRIARIFKLARHSSGLQTLTYALKRSFKELGLLLMYLAVGIFVFSALGYTMEQSHPETLFKSIPQSFWWAIITMTTVGYGDIYPKTTLGKLNAAISFLCGVIAIALPIHPIINNFVRYYNKQRVLETAAKHELELMELNSAEGKATGSRNELEDFSREGKDGPFYSSRIKVSHSDTFIHLLSEEKHYRTRLQSCK, via the coding sequence ATGGCAGGTGACTCTAGGTTTCCAGATGTGGACACTGATGGAtcagaaaaaagtgaagaaatggAGATTGTAGTCAATGTTGGTGGCGTAAGGCAGGTGTTCTACGGAGATAACCTGAATCAGTACCCAGAAACACGGCTGGCAGAGCTGGTCAATTGTTTATCAGGGGGGTACGATAGCATATTCTCCCTCTGTGATGACTATGATCCTGGAAAGAGAGAGTTTTACTTTGACAGAGATCCAGATGCTTTCAAATGCATTATTGACGTGTACTACTTTGGGGAAATTCACATGAAGAAAGGAATATGCCCCATATGTTTCAAGAATGAAATGGAATTTTGGAAAGTGGATCTGAAATTTTTGGATGACTGCTGCAAGGCTCACCTaagtgaaaaaaaggaggaactGGAAGAAATAGCCCGAAGGGTGCAACTCATTCTGGATGACTTGGGAGTAGATGCCTCAGAAAGTCGCTGGAAAAGGTGCCAAAAATGCATCTGGAAATTTCTGGAGAAGCCAGAATCGTCCTATCCAGCTAGAGTGATTGCTGTACTGtcctttctgtttattttgatCTCCTCTGTTGTGATGTGCGTGGGGACCATCCCGGACTTGCAGGTCGTAGATGCAGAGGGGAATCGTATGGAGCACCCGACCCTGGACAGCATCGAGACCGCCTGCATAGGCTGGTTTACCATGGAGTATGTGCTGAGGCTGATCTCCTCTCCCAACAAGCTCCACTTTGCCCTTTCTTTCATGAACATTGTCGATGTGCTAGCAATACTTCCTTTCTatgtcagcctgaccttgacCCACCTGGGAGCcaagctgatggagctgagcAATGTCCAGCAGGCAGTCCAGGCACTGCGCATCATGAGGATCGCAAGGATTTTCAAGCTTGCACGGCATTCCTCAGGGCTCCAGACCCTAACCTATGCCCTGAAACGCAGCTTTAAGGAGCTTGGGCTGCTCCTCATGTACTTAGCTGTTGGAATCTTTGTCTTTTCTGCCCTAGGTTATACCATGGAGCAAAGTCACCCTGaaactttatttaaaagcatCCCTCAGTCATTTTGGTGGGCAATCATTACCATGACCACAGTTGGATATGGAGACATTTACCCTAAAACAACACTAGGAAAACTGAATGCTGccatcagttttctttgtgGAGTGATAGCGATTGCcctccccatccatcccatcaTTAACAACTTTGTAAGGTATTACAACAAACAGAGAGTTTTAGAAACAGCTGCCAAACATGAATTGGAGCTGATGGAGCTAAACTCTGCTGAGGGGAAAGCCACAGGCTCCAGAAATGAACTAGAGGATTTTTCAAGGGAAGGCAAAGACGGTCCTTTTTATAGCAGCCGGATAAAAGTCTCCCACAGTGACACCTTTATTCATCTCCtgtcagaagagaaacactatAGGACCAGGCTTCAAAGCTGCAAATAA